From one Triticum aestivum cultivar Chinese Spring chromosome 4B, IWGSC CS RefSeq v2.1, whole genome shotgun sequence genomic stretch:
- the LOC123093945 gene encoding 2-oxoglutarate-dependent dioxygenase 11 yields MLLLRKEKTSWFVVFCDYMWTGFLNVKVLDASVPASRCVKRCEVDRRLGTILKEQEMASLPVPSVQAMVAATGGADVPPRYLRPAEAVAGDSEAHIPIIDYQRLLLELELDRHGEESARLHGACQDWGFFQLINHSVPDDVVEGMKASIQQFFQLPMETKKQFAMERGQLEGYGQLFVFSEDQKLDWADILYLYTQPHESRNTKLWPDQPANFRSMLDRYSGAVKDVSDSLLATMAKNLGLKREAIADKCIRGVQSVRMNYYPPCAQAEKVVGLSPHSDAGLLTLVLQVNHVQGLQIKRNNRWLPVKPVPGAFIVNIGDMFEVFTNGRYKSIEHRAVVDPKEERLSVAAFHLPNIHAIISPLKEIAAHEDDGYKTLDHGSFMKLFYTTKLEGKSFLERLKLN; encoded by the exons ATGTTACTTCTCAGGAAAGAAAAGACAAGCTGGTTTGTAGTATTCTGTGATTATATGTGGACTGGGTTTCTGAATGTTAAAGTTCTGGATGCCTCGGTACCAGCATCTAGATGTGTCAAAAGATGTGAGGTAGACAGAAGACTTGGAACTATCCTCAAGGAACAGGAGATGGCATCTCTCCCTGTCCCGAGTGTGCAGGCCATGGTGGCGGCCACCGGTGGAGCCGACGTGCCGCCAAGGTATCTCCGTCCGGCAGAGGCGGTCGCTGGCGACAGCGAGGCCCACATCCCCATCATCGACTACCAGAGGCTGCTGCTGGAGCTGGAGCTGGACCGCCATGGCGAGGAGTCTGCACGCCTTCACGGGGCCTGCCAGGACTGGGGCTTCTTCCAG CTGATTAACCACAGCGTCCCAGACGATGTGGTGGAGGGAATGAAGGCCAGCATCCAGCAGTTCTTTCAGttacccatggagacgaagaaacAGTTTGCTATGGAGCGAGGGCAGCTGGAAGGCTACGGTCAACTATTCGTCTTCTCGGAGGATCAGAAGCTCGATTGGGCTGACATACTTTACCTCTACACACAGCCACATGAGAGCAGGAACACCAAGCTCTGGCCAGACCAGCCTGCCAACTTCAG ATCGATGCTGGATAGATATTCTGGTGCTGTCAAGGATGTATCAGACTCCCTTTTGGCCACGATGGCAAAGAATTTGGGACTGAAAAGAGAAGCGATCGCTGACAAATGCATCCGTGGAGTGCAGTCTGTCAGAATGAACTACTACCCCCCATGCGCCCAAGCTGAGAAAGTCGTTGGCTTATCCCCGCATTCTGATGCTGGTCTCCTAACCCTTGTCCTCCAAGTGAATCATGTCCAGGGCCTGCAGATCAAGAGGAACAACAGGTGGCTTCCAGTCAAGCCTGTCCCGGGCGCTTTCATCGTCAACATCGGAGATATGTTTGAG GTCTTCACGAACGGGAGGTACAAGAGCATCGAGCACCGGGCGGTTGTCGACCCGAAGGAAGAACGGCTGTCAGTCGCGGCGTTCCACTTACCAAACATCCACGCCATTATAAGTCCTCTGAAGGAGATTGCGGCACATGAAGACGATGGCTACAAGACGTTGGACCACGGGAGCTTCATGAAGCTTTTCTACACGACAAAGCTCGAGGGGAAGAGCTTCTTGGAGAGGCTGAAGCTAAACTAG
- the LOC123093946 gene encoding 2-oxoglutarate-dependent dioxygenase 11 isoform X1, with translation MESLPVPSVQAMVAATGGADVPPRYLRPAEAVTGIVDGEGEAQIPIIDYRRLLLELDPRGEESARLHSACQEWGFFQLVNHSVPADVVEGMKANIQQFFQLPAETKKRFAQERGQLEGYGQLFVVSEDQKLDWADMLYLYTQPPESRNTKFWPDQPVNFRSTLDRYSGAVKEIADSLLATMAENLGLKQEVIADRCVGGVQSVRMNYYPPCAQAEKVVGFSPHSDADLLTLVLQVNHVQGLQIKRNGSWFPVRPVEGALIVNIGDIFEIFFACFALLRTADLHKWEVQEHRAPCGRRPQGGTVVGRGVPLPEHPRHDRPAEGAYGGRRRGLQDGGPRELHEAFLRDEAGGEELLGSDEAEVASS, from the exons ATGGAATCTCTCCCCGTCCCGAGCGTGCAGGCCATGGTGGCGGCCACCGGCGGAGCCGATGTGCCACCGAGGTATCTCCGGCCTGCGGAGGCGGTCACCGGCATCGTCGACGGCGAGGGTGAGGCCCAGATCCCCATCATCGACTACCGGAGGCTGCTGCTGGAGCTGGATCCCCGCGGCGAGGAGTCCGCGCGCCTCCACAGCGCCTGCCAGGAATGGGGCTTCTTCCAG CTGGTTAACCACAGTGTCCCGGCCGATGTGGTGGAGGGAATGAAGGCCAACATTCAGCAATTCTTTCAGCTACCCGCAGAGACAAAGAAACGATTCGCGCAGGAGCGAGGGCAGCTGGAAGGCTACGGTCAGCTGTTCGTCGTCTCGGAGGATCAGAAGCTTGACTGGGCCGATATGCTTTACCTGTACACACAGCCACCTGAGAGCAGGAACACCAAGTTCTGGCCTGACCAGCCTGTTAACTTCAG ATCGACGCTGGATAGATACTCTGGTGCTGTGAAGGAGATAGCGGATTCCCTTTTGGCGACGATGGCGGAGAACTTGGGACTGAAACAAGAGGTGATTGCTGACAGATGCGTGGGCGGAGTGCAGTCTGTCAGGATGAACTACTACCCGCCGTGCGCTCAAGCAGAGAAAGTCGTCGGCTTCTCCCCGCACTCTGACGCTGATCTCCTGACCCTCGTCCTCCAAGTGAACCATGTCCAAGGCCTGCAGATCAAGAGGAACGGCAGCTGGTTCCCCGTCAGGCCTGTCGAGGGCGCTCTCATCGTCAACATTGGGGATATCTTTGAG ATTTTCTTTGCCTGTTTTGCTCTGCTGAGGACTGCAGATCTTCACAAATGGGAGGTACAGGAGCATCGAGCACCGTGCGGTCGTCGACCCCAAGGAGGAACGGTTGTCGGCCGCGGCGTTCCACTCCCCGAACATCCACGCCACGATAGGCCCGCTGAAGGAGCTTACGGCGGACGAAGACGAGGCCTACAAGACGGTGGACCACGAGAACTTCATGAGGCTTTTCTTCGCGACGAAGCTGGAGGGGAAGAGCTTCTTGGATCGGATGAAGCTGAAGTAGCTAGCAGCTGA
- the LOC123093946 gene encoding 2-oxoglutarate-dependent dioxygenase 11 isoform X2, whose product MESLPVPSVQAMVAATGGADVPPRYLRPAEAVTGIVDGEGEAQIPIIDYRRLLLELDPRGEESARLHSACQEWGFFQLVNHSVPADVVEGMKANIQQFFQLPAETKKRFAQERGQLEGYGQLFVVSEDQKLDWADMLYLYTQPPESRNTKFWPDQPVNFRSTLDRYSGAVKEIADSLLATMAENLGLKQEVIADRCVGGVQSVRMNYYPPCAQAEKVVGFSPHSDADLLTLVLQVNHVQGLQIKRNGSWFPVRPVEGALIVNIGDIFEIFTNGRYRSIEHRAVVDPKEERLSAAAFHSPNIHATIGPLKELTADEDEAYKTVDHENFMRLFFATKLEGKSFLDRMKLK is encoded by the exons ATGGAATCTCTCCCCGTCCCGAGCGTGCAGGCCATGGTGGCGGCCACCGGCGGAGCCGATGTGCCACCGAGGTATCTCCGGCCTGCGGAGGCGGTCACCGGCATCGTCGACGGCGAGGGTGAGGCCCAGATCCCCATCATCGACTACCGGAGGCTGCTGCTGGAGCTGGATCCCCGCGGCGAGGAGTCCGCGCGCCTCCACAGCGCCTGCCAGGAATGGGGCTTCTTCCAG CTGGTTAACCACAGTGTCCCGGCCGATGTGGTGGAGGGAATGAAGGCCAACATTCAGCAATTCTTTCAGCTACCCGCAGAGACAAAGAAACGATTCGCGCAGGAGCGAGGGCAGCTGGAAGGCTACGGTCAGCTGTTCGTCGTCTCGGAGGATCAGAAGCTTGACTGGGCCGATATGCTTTACCTGTACACACAGCCACCTGAGAGCAGGAACACCAAGTTCTGGCCTGACCAGCCTGTTAACTTCAG ATCGACGCTGGATAGATACTCTGGTGCTGTGAAGGAGATAGCGGATTCCCTTTTGGCGACGATGGCGGAGAACTTGGGACTGAAACAAGAGGTGATTGCTGACAGATGCGTGGGCGGAGTGCAGTCTGTCAGGATGAACTACTACCCGCCGTGCGCTCAAGCAGAGAAAGTCGTCGGCTTCTCCCCGCACTCTGACGCTGATCTCCTGACCCTCGTCCTCCAAGTGAACCATGTCCAAGGCCTGCAGATCAAGAGGAACGGCAGCTGGTTCCCCGTCAGGCCTGTCGAGGGCGCTCTCATCGTCAACATTGGGGATATCTTTGAG ATCTTCACAAATGGGAGGTACAGGAGCATCGAGCACCGTGCGGTCGTCGACCCCAAGGAGGAACGGTTGTCGGCCGCGGCGTTCCACTCCCCGAACATCCACGCCACGATAGGCCCGCTGAAGGAGCTTACGGCGGACGAAGACGAGGCCTACAAGACGGTGGACCACGAGAACTTCATGAGGCTTTTCTTCGCGACGAAGCTGGAGGGGAAGAGCTTCTTGGATCGGATGAAGCTGAAGTAG
- the LOC123093947 gene encoding 2-oxoglutarate-dependent dioxygenase 11 produces the protein MGSLPVPSVQALVAATGGDDVPPRYLRPDAAAEAVTGDGDGEAQIPIIDHRRLLLELDHGGEESARLHRACQDWGFFQLVNHSVPDDVVESMKANIQQFFQLPAETKKRFAQEEGQLEGYGQLFVVSDDQKLDWADMLFLYAQPPERRKTRFWPDQPATFRSTLDRYSGALKDVSDSLLATMAKNLGLKRETIAEKCTRGMQSFRMNYYPPCAQAEKVIGLSPHSDANLLTLVLQVNHVQGLQIKRNGSWLPVKPVPGAFIVNIGDMLEVFTNGRYRSIEHRAVVDPKEERLSVAAFHFPDMDAMIGPLEELTAHEDDAYKTLDLESFMKIFFATKLEGKSFLDRMKLN, from the exons ATGGGATCTCTTCCCGTCCCGAGTGTGCAGGCCTTGGTGGCGGCCACTGGCGGAGACGATGTGCCGCCGAGGTATCTCCGGCCAGATGCGGCAGCGGAAGCGGTCaccggtgacggcgacggcgaggctcaGATCCCCATCATCGACCACCGAAGGCTACTGCTGGAGCTGGACCATGGCGGCGAGGAGTCTGCACGCCTCCACAGAGCCTGCCAGGACTGGGGCTTCTTCCAG TTAGTTAACCACAGTGTCCCAGACGATGTGGTGGAGAGCATGAAGGCCAACATCCAGCAATTCTTCCAGCTACCCGCAGAGACGAAGAAGCGATTCGCTCAGGAGGAAGGGCAGCTAGAAGGCTACGGTCAACTATTCGTCGTCTCCGATGATCAGAAGCTCGACTGGGCTGACATGCTCTTCCTCTACGCACAGCCACCTGAGAGGAGGAAGACCAGGTTCTGGCCTGACCAGCCTGCTACCTTCAG ATCGACGCTGGATAGATATTCTGGTGCGCTGAAGGATGTATCAGATTCCCTTTTGGCTACGATGGCGAAGAACTTGGGACTGAAACGAGAAACGATCGCTGAAAAATGCACCCGTGGAATGCAGTCTTTCAGAATGAACTACTACCCCCCATGCGCCCAAGCAGAGAAAGTCATTGGCCTGTCCCCGCACTCTGATGCTAATCTCCTAACCCTTGTCCTGCAAGTGAACCATGTCCAGGGCCTGCAGATCAAGAGGAACGGCAGCTGGCTCCCTGTCAAGCCTGTCCCGGGCGCTTTCATCGTCAACATCGGAGATATGTTAGAG GTCTTCACGAACGGGAGGTACAGGAGCATCGAGCACCGGGCAGTCGTGGACCCCAAGGAAGAGCGGCTGTCGGTCGCGGCGTTCCACTTCCCAGACATGGACGCCATGATAGGTCCTCTGGAGGAGCTGACCGCACATGAGGACGACGCCTACAAGACGTTGGACCTCGAGAGCTTCATGAAGATCTTCTTCGCGACGAAGCTCGAGGGGAAGAGCTTCTTAGACCGGATGAAGCTAAACTAG
- the LOC123093948 gene encoding uncharacterized protein codes for MMRPHHLLSIYAKRHELARTGEPVASPLSRVARGDGISLRPECAATGGVDVPPRYLRPEAEAVTGAGDGNGNGEAQIPIIDHRRLLLELDRRGEESSRLHRACQDWGFFQMLTNGRYRSIEHRVVVDPEEERLSVAAFHSPNTRATEGARGGCRRGRRRGVWDGGAWEAEGALLGDEAGGGKSFLERMKLPSRSSS; via the exons ATGATGCGTCCTCACCATCTTCTGTCTATATATGCCAAAAGACATGAGTTAGCCAGAACAGGGGAACCAGTAGCATCTCCATTATCAAGAGTGGCCAGAGGGGATGGAATCTCTCTCCGTCCCGAGTGTGCGGCCACCGGCGGAGTCGATGTGCCGCCAAGGTATCTCCGACCAGAGGCGGAAGCGGTCACCGGTGCCGGTGACGGCAACGGCAACGGGGAGGCTCAGATCCCCATCATCGACCACCGGAGGCTGCTGCTGGAGCTGGACCGCCGCGGCGAGGAGTCCTCACGCCTCCACAGAGCCTGCCAGGACTGGGGCTTCTTCCAG ATGTTGACGAACGGGAGGTACCGGAGCATCGAGCACCGCGTGGTGGTGGaccccgaggaggagcggctgtcGGTGGCGGCGTTCCACTCGCCAAACACCCGCGCCACTGAAGGAGCTCGTGGTGGGTGCCGACGGGGAAGAAGACGTGGCGTATGGGACGGTGGAGCATGGGAGGCTGAGGGAGCTCTTCTTGGCGACGAAGCTGGAGGGGGGAAGAGCTTCTTGGAGCGGATGAAGCTCCCGAGTAGAAGTAGTAGCTGA